Proteins encoded together in one Caldicellulosiruptor saccharolyticus DSM 8903 window:
- a CDS encoding peptidase domain-containing ABC transporter encodes MSKRYYCVKQHDITDCAAASLATICLQYGKEVSIARIREMAGTDRFGTTAYGVVKAAEKLGFEAKAVRAETKEAIFEKIPLPCIAHVLIDGKLFHYVVIHEIRKERIVIADPARGIVKLNPEEFFKLWTGILIFLVPNERFKKGKQEGVLKKFFKLLRPQKNLILNIFAVSVVYTLLGIAAAFYYKFLMDDVIPNLLKNTLHVIATGAILITIFKVILGAFRVRLLIHLSQRLDIKLMLGYYEHVIELPMSFFGSRKIGEIISRFMDASKIRDAVSGATLTLMIDSIMAVVGAIILYLQNSTLFFIALVMVLLYAAVVFGFNRALREANRQEMEDNAILTSYLVESLNGIEVVKAFNIEEDVNFKTESKFVKLLKDVFKVANLNNLQSNISSAIAAVGVMVILWVGAHKVINGQMSIGELFTFNALLAYFVDPIKNLIGLQPMLQTAIVAAERLSEILELESEFQEDEDRKLSPSLKGDIEIEGLNFRYGTRQLVLRDINLKIRRGEKIAIVGESGSGKTTLAKLLLGFYDYESGEIRINGYNLKDINKRHLREKIAYISQDIFLFSGTIFENLVLGNRDLKMEEVIEVSKLTTLDEFVTKLPLRYNTMIEENGANLSGGQKQLIAITRALLKNPEIIIMDEATSNLDSVTEQAIGKVIEKVCEGITTIIIAHRLSTILKCDRVVVMHEGRIVEVGTHEELMAKKGYYYNLWREQLMGLEQKGLLGLVGSAAGG; translated from the coding sequence ATGAGTAAAAGATACTATTGTGTAAAGCAACATGATATAACAGATTGTGCAGCGGCGAGCTTAGCAACAATTTGTTTGCAATATGGAAAAGAAGTATCGATAGCCAGAATAAGAGAGATGGCAGGGACAGACAGGTTTGGCACCACAGCATATGGAGTTGTAAAAGCAGCAGAAAAGCTTGGATTTGAAGCAAAAGCAGTCAGAGCAGAAACTAAGGAGGCAATATTTGAGAAAATACCACTTCCGTGTATAGCACATGTACTGATAGATGGCAAGCTATTTCATTATGTTGTAATACATGAGATAAGAAAAGAAAGGATAGTAATAGCAGACCCGGCCAGAGGAATAGTTAAGCTAAATCCAGAAGAGTTTTTTAAATTATGGACAGGCATTTTGATATTTCTCGTACCAAATGAGAGGTTCAAGAAAGGAAAACAAGAGGGAGTTTTGAAAAAGTTTTTTAAGTTATTGAGACCACAGAAGAACTTGATATTGAATATTTTTGCAGTGTCAGTTGTATATACCTTGCTTGGGATAGCGGCAGCATTTTATTACAAGTTTTTGATGGATGATGTAATACCTAATCTTTTGAAGAATACACTTCACGTTATAGCAACAGGTGCGATACTGATTACAATATTCAAGGTGATATTAGGAGCATTCAGGGTAAGGCTTTTGATACATTTAAGTCAAAGATTGGATATTAAACTGATGCTGGGGTATTATGAACATGTGATAGAGCTTCCGATGAGCTTTTTTGGTAGCAGGAAGATAGGAGAGATAATTTCGAGGTTTATGGACGCGTCAAAGATAAGGGATGCGGTATCAGGTGCGACGCTGACGCTAATGATAGACAGCATAATGGCAGTGGTAGGCGCAATTATTTTATACCTGCAAAATTCCACGCTGTTTTTTATAGCCCTTGTGATGGTTTTGCTATATGCAGCAGTAGTGTTTGGATTTAACAGGGCATTGAGGGAAGCGAACAGGCAGGAGATGGAAGACAATGCAATTTTAACATCGTATTTAGTAGAGTCACTGAATGGAATAGAGGTAGTAAAGGCATTTAATATAGAAGAGGATGTAAATTTTAAGACAGAGAGCAAGTTTGTAAAGCTTTTGAAAGATGTTTTTAAGGTAGCGAATTTAAACAATTTGCAAAGTAATATAAGCAGCGCAATAGCAGCGGTAGGAGTTATGGTAATACTATGGGTAGGTGCACACAAGGTAATAAATGGGCAGATGAGCATAGGAGAGTTGTTTACGTTCAATGCACTGCTTGCATACTTTGTAGACCCGATAAAAAATCTGATAGGATTGCAGCCGATGTTGCAGACGGCGATAGTTGCAGCCGAAAGGCTTAGTGAGATTTTGGAACTCGAGAGTGAGTTTCAAGAAGACGAAGACAGGAAATTATCACCCAGTTTGAAGGGTGATATAGAGATAGAGGGTTTGAACTTTAGATACGGTACAAGACAGCTTGTGCTGAGGGATATAAATCTTAAGATAAGAAGAGGAGAGAAGATAGCGATAGTAGGTGAGAGTGGTTCAGGTAAGACCACATTGGCAAAATTGCTTTTAGGATTTTATGATTATGAAAGCGGAGAGATAAGAATAAATGGCTATAACTTAAAGGATATAAACAAGAGGCATTTGAGGGAGAAGATAGCATATATATCACAAGACATTTTCTTGTTCAGTGGGACGATATTTGAGAATCTGGTGCTTGGAAACAGGGATTTAAAAATGGAAGAAGTAATTGAAGTGAGCAAATTAACAACGCTGGACGAGTTTGTAACAAAACTTCCTTTGAGATACAATACCATGATAGAAGAGAATGGAGCTAATTTGTCAGGCGGGCAGAAACAGCTAATAGCAATAACCAGGGCACTTTTAAAAAATCCTGAGATAATAATAATGGATGAAGCGACCAGTAACCTTGACTCTGTAACCGAGCAGGCGATAGGAAAGGTAATAGAGAAGGTATGTGAGGGGATAACCACTATAATAATAGCGCACAGGCTATCCACTATTTTGAAATGCGACAGGGTTGTGGTAATGCATGAAGGCAGGATAGTAGAAGTGGGGACGCATGAGGAACTCATGGCAAAGAAAGGATATTATTATAACCTGTGGAGAGAGCAACTGATGGGACTTGAGCAAAAAGGACTTTTGGGTTTGGTTGGGAGTGCAGCTGGAGGATGA
- a CDS encoding biotin/lipoyl-binding protein, producing the protein MREVIYDFGELKESKLLYESEIPRYGLFITYILLALVIGLVLWSVVGKIDINVKVQGIIRPWEDEAKVISYVGGKVKEVFVKEGEYIKKGEVLFKIDDEEYVNKRDFLKRDLSRILCFHFIAYIVEL; encoded by the coding sequence ATGAGAGAGGTAATATATGATTTTGGAGAGCTCAAGGAAAGCAAGCTTTTGTATGAATCAGAGATTCCAAGGTATGGACTTTTTATTACATATATTTTGCTTGCCTTAGTGATAGGACTTGTTTTGTGGAGTGTGGTAGGAAAAATTGATATAAATGTGAAGGTTCAAGGGATAATAAGACCCTGGGAAGATGAAGCAAAGGTGATAAGTTATGTTGGAGGGAAGGTAAAAGAGGTTTTTGTAAAAGAAGGTGAATATATAAAGAAAGGTGAGGTTCTATTTAAGATTGATGATGAAGAATATGTAAATAAGAGAGATTTTTTGAAACGAGACTTGTCAAGAATTTTGTGTTTCCATTTCATAGCGTATATTGTAGAGCTGTAA
- a CDS encoding IS256-like element ISCsa2 family transposase gives MEKNEIFETAKNMAIEQVLNMYCSKDDPTRPALKQLLENLLDCFMLSERTVYLAKNENDKGNGFYGRKLATPVGSLEISVPRTRSGNFRPSILPDRYKRVDSSYTDLLMSLVANGYSESSLVQTLKSMNLPYSEDEIEKIKNDLKNELQLFKQRELPESAFALIIDGYHCEIKDNSKVKQATCYVVLGIDLKGKKDIFGIYTFFGKENKADWMRVFDDLITRGLKKVLIVVSDDFPGIIDAVRLAYPLADHQLCFVHLQRNVRKHMAKDDASVFNKELDKLRTSSADFDEAISKFKLLCEQYSSKYPRFIKGICEKAEFYLAHMRYPEDLRKYIYTTNAVESVNSMIEKIRINSGGYFQSVEVLEINIYLQRENLRRGKWKNGVPILKKCSYNILQLYNIRYEMETQNS, from the coding sequence ATGGAGAAAAATGAAATTTTTGAAACCGCTAAAAATATGGCTATCGAGCAAGTATTAAATATGTATTGCTCCAAAGATGATCCTACTCGCCCAGCTTTAAAACAGCTTTTGGAAAACTTGCTCGATTGCTTTATGTTATCAGAAAGAACTGTTTACCTTGCTAAAAACGAAAACGATAAAGGCAATGGTTTTTACGGCAGAAAACTTGCAACACCTGTTGGCAGCCTTGAAATTTCTGTTCCTCGCACACGCTCTGGTAACTTTCGACCTTCCATTCTCCCTGACCGCTACAAAAGGGTTGACAGCTCATACACTGACCTGCTCATGTCTTTAGTCGCCAATGGTTACTCAGAAAGTTCTCTTGTCCAAACTCTTAAAAGCATGAATCTGCCTTATTCTGAAGACGAAATCGAAAAAATCAAAAACGATCTTAAAAACGAGCTTCAACTTTTCAAACAAAGAGAACTTCCTGAAAGTGCTTTTGCTCTTATCATTGACGGTTACCATTGCGAAATTAAAGATAACTCAAAAGTTAAACAAGCTACTTGCTATGTCGTGCTTGGCATTGATTTAAAAGGCAAAAAAGATATCTTCGGTATCTACACTTTCTTCGGCAAAGAAAACAAAGCCGATTGGATGAGAGTCTTTGACGACTTAATTACAAGAGGTCTTAAAAAAGTCTTAATAGTTGTAAGCGATGATTTTCCAGGCATTATCGATGCTGTTAGACTCGCTTATCCCCTTGCCGACCATCAACTATGTTTTGTTCACCTTCAACGCAATGTCAGAAAACATATGGCAAAAGATGATGCTTCCGTTTTCAACAAAGAGCTTGATAAACTAAGAACTTCCTCTGCTGATTTTGACGAAGCTATTTCAAAGTTCAAACTTCTTTGTGAGCAATACTCCTCAAAATATCCTCGATTCATAAAAGGTATTTGCGAAAAAGCAGAGTTCTATCTTGCACATATGAGGTATCCTGAAGATTTAAGAAAGTACATTTATACTACTAATGCTGTAGAAAGCGTAAACAGTATGATTGAAAAGATAAGAATAAACTCCGGTGGTTATTTTCAATCTGTAGAAGTTTTAGAGATAAACATATATTTACAAAGAGAAAACTTGCGTCGGGGCAAGTGGAAAAACGGAGTACCTATTCTTAAAAAATGTAGTTACAATATATTACAGCTCTACAATATACGCTATGAAATGGAAACACAAAATTCTTGA
- a CDS encoding HlyD family secretion protein, producing MKELRNSIEKGESLRNKNNAYYLRYLSYSYEINKLRKAAEEARVQREYSIMDFKKQIESLDEKIKSIDKFENMLREIKGVVNKGEHIKIEKYDIGYLEFILSEIEAYNQQVKTKSDGSNIQKKILISKIDSKLDELRQSKSEMILQKQKIEGQLRVLNISCDDTKEEIEKYKFDVLQQIDNELDNLSSEIKNLKISLEETERLIESCSIRAEKDGYVEYSANLLKGAVVNNGAEIGRIVGSQARGFKVVGYIPNTKGSSIEIGQRAKVKIAGADGLKVLEGKVVRASQDIKIASQSGQGFYEVEVEVKKVPKGINLRAGQACEMSIVVEQERLIEWVLEKSGLRF from the coding sequence TTGAAAGAATTGAGAAATAGCATAGAAAAAGGAGAAAGTCTCAGGAATAAAAATAATGCGTACTATTTGAGATACTTGAGCTATAGTTATGAGATAAACAAATTGAGAAAAGCAGCAGAAGAAGCAAGAGTACAAAGAGAATACAGTATAATGGATTTTAAAAAGCAGATTGAGAGTTTGGATGAGAAGATTAAAAGTATTGATAAGTTTGAGAACATGTTAAGAGAAATAAAGGGAGTTGTAAACAAGGGTGAGCATATTAAGATAGAAAAATACGACATAGGGTATTTGGAATTTATATTGAGTGAAATAGAGGCTTACAATCAGCAGGTGAAGACAAAATCGGATGGTAGTAATATACAGAAGAAGATTTTAATATCGAAAATAGATTCAAAACTTGATGAGCTGAGGCAGTCAAAAAGTGAGATGATTTTGCAGAAACAGAAAATAGAAGGGCAGCTTAGGGTACTAAACATTTCATGTGATGATACAAAAGAAGAAATTGAAAAGTATAAGTTTGATGTGCTACAGCAGATTGATAATGAGCTTGATAATTTAAGCAGTGAAATAAAGAATTTGAAAATAAGTTTAGAAGAAACAGAGAGATTGATAGAGAGTTGTAGTATAAGAGCAGAAAAAGATGGTTATGTAGAATACAGTGCAAATCTTCTCAAGGGAGCGGTGGTAAACAACGGAGCTGAGATTGGCAGAATAGTTGGCAGCCAAGCAAGAGGGTTTAAGGTTGTTGGATACATACCAAATACAAAAGGTAGTAGCATAGAAATAGGGCAAAGAGCAAAGGTAAAGATAGCAGGAGCAGATGGGTTAAAAGTATTGGAAGGAAAAGTTGTAAGGGCATCGCAGGATATAAAGATAGCAAGCCAGAGTGGGCAAGGGTTTTATGAGGTTGAGGTAGAAGTAAAGAAAGTTCCAAAAGGTATTAATTTGAGGGCAGGGCAGGCATGTGAGATGAGCATAGTGGTTGAGCAGGAGCGGTTGATTGAATGGGTATTAGAAAAGTCGGGATTGAGGTTTTGA
- a CDS encoding CPBP family intramembrane glutamic endopeptidase: protein MEQAKEKKRSILKYISLLFVSSIVLPLIFQAVIYNVKVKYNILLFYIFTYTCVFSFFAIFCRDEVMDLIKCSYIVIKNKIKIRNILLLFLFGSLSSIIIQIIIYLFNMYLLHIRDVNSIGGYEKEIKNLIESNNMPNIIILLTIVFFSGILSPVIEEIIFRGLILQSLRQKMDSKIAIIIGALIFGLWHINLYTVLCAFLFGIILSIFYIRFNSIFVPIVIHIGANVIGLINMIISLIIK, encoded by the coding sequence ATGGAACAAGCTAAAGAAAAGAAGAGGAGCATTTTGAAATACATAAGTCTTTTATTTGTATCAAGTATTGTATTACCATTGATATTTCAAGCAGTAATCTATAATGTGAAAGTAAAATATAATATATTACTGTTTTATATATTCACTTATACATGCGTCTTTTCGTTTTTTGCTATTTTTTGTAGAGATGAAGTAATGGATTTGATTAAATGCTCGTATATAGTAATCAAAAATAAAATAAAGATTAGGAATATACTGTTATTATTTTTATTTGGTTCATTATCGTCAATTATAATACAAATCATTATTTATTTATTTAATATGTATTTGCTACATATCCGCGATGTGAACAGTATAGGTGGTTATGAAAAAGAAATAAAAAATTTAATTGAATCAAATAATATGCCCAATATAATAATCCTATTGACAATAGTATTTTTTTCAGGGATACTCTCTCCTGTTATAGAGGAAATTATATTTAGAGGGTTAATACTTCAAAGTTTAAGACAAAAGATGGATTCCAAAATTGCTATCATAATTGGAGCATTAATTTTCGGTTTATGGCATATAAATTTATATACCGTTTTATGTGCATTTTTATTCGGAATTATCTTATCAATTTTTTATATACGATTTAATTCGATATTTGTGCCTATAGTTATTCATATTGGTGCTAATGTTATTGGTCTAATTAACATGATAATATCGTTAATTATTAAATGA
- a CDS encoding ABC transporter permease subunit, whose amino-acid sequence MNTEIQKILKSKKFFIALIITIGLNLFYCWFVYNEENKSIESTKQYIAYTEKQIKELQQKLKKEKDDMKKRLYLEQINELNRIIQKEKLKMQYASNPKKEIEERARYYKMRYEISQKAGDYKELEINKVNYQILNENIKRKKYYSVGRQFDGWTYLLSQSYGIAFFIIIVLALLIGSGIVSDEYREGTAKILKTMPVKRSNIILSKFIATVLTVSALVIGIQIVFFIVLNLITDSFKYYDVYCNWISKYKVIGFKIYPVSDGVKLLNLLECSLLQLLTEIILILAISGAIMFFSTIFENGAFASISFFAIIIAISIFRQKILILKRPILKLLSLIFPWELSMVYTNSLPGEIEWIYASFYIVIGLNLLMTVIFVLASMKIFEHREKVL is encoded by the coding sequence TTGAATACTGAAATCCAAAAAATTCTCAAAAGCAAAAAATTTTTTATTGCCTTAATAATCACAATTGGTCTCAATCTTTTTTATTGCTGGTTTGTGTATAATGAAGAGAATAAAAGTATTGAGTCTACAAAGCAATATATTGCATATACAGAAAAACAGATAAAGGAATTGCAGCAGAAATTAAAAAAAGAAAAAGACGACATGAAGAAAAGATTGTATCTGGAACAAATTAATGAATTGAATAGAATTATTCAAAAGGAAAAATTAAAAATGCAGTATGCTTCTAATCCTAAGAAGGAAATAGAAGAAAGAGCCCGATATTACAAGATGAGGTATGAAATTTCTCAGAAAGCTGGTGACTATAAAGAGCTTGAAATTAATAAGGTAAATTATCAGATTTTAAATGAAAATATAAAGAGGAAAAAGTATTACAGTGTTGGTAGACAATTTGATGGATGGACTTATTTACTTAGTCAATCGTACGGAATAGCATTTTTTATAATTATTGTTTTAGCTTTACTTATTGGAAGTGGTATAGTTTCAGATGAATATAGGGAAGGGACAGCGAAGATTTTAAAAACTATGCCTGTAAAAAGAAGTAATATTATTTTAAGCAAATTTATTGCAACTGTTTTGACTGTGTCCGCATTGGTCATTGGTATACAAATTGTATTTTTCATAGTTTTAAATCTTATAACAGATTCTTTTAAATACTACGATGTGTATTGTAACTGGATTTCTAAATATAAGGTGATAGGTTTTAAGATATATCCTGTTTCAGATGGTGTAAAATTGTTGAACTTACTTGAATGTAGTTTATTACAATTATTAACCGAAATTATTCTTATATTGGCTATATCGGGAGCTATCATGTTTTTCTCCACGATATTTGAAAACGGTGCATTTGCAAGTATTAGCTTTTTTGCAATAATAATAGCTATAAGTATTTTTCGTCAAAAGATACTTATTCTTAAAAGACCTATATTAAAGTTGTTGTCGTTAATATTCCCTTGGGAACTATCGATGGTATATACAAATTCATTACCAGGAGAAATAGAATGGATTTATGCTTCATTCTATATTGTAATAGGGTTAAATTTATTGATGACAGTTATTTTTGTATTAGCTTCAATGAAAATATTTGAACATAGGGAAAAGGTATTATAA
- a CDS encoding ABC transporter ATP-binding protein: protein MAENQVEMIIKVTDVDKKIRNFQILKEINFSIEKGEIVGLVGPNGAGKSTLMKILAGLWLPKPKGKCYILGCDVTKEQERIEVLRRSSFFIETPALYLKLSGYDNIELYSKLKYGSTFNVKDEVNRLAPFFELENKILKRKAKTYSLGTKQKVSLLQMFIGNPEVLILDEPFNGLDPTTTIKVKELLKTRWRENNITVLISSHILSDIEELCSRIIFIKNGSIILDKNKEELLKRNTVVIFHFTEKEHVDTACRLIKEKLPYVMVETQFNNSIKIHNLNSQYDVLDLLQNEGIKVRDIEEQKMSLVDFYKQLYLQ, encoded by the coding sequence TTGGCTGAAAATCAAGTGGAAATGATAATAAAAGTAACTGATGTAGACAAGAAAATTCGAAACTTCCAAATTCTAAAAGAAATAAATTTTTCAATAGAAAAAGGAGAAATTGTTGGTCTTGTAGGACCAAATGGTGCTGGCAAAAGCACATTAATGAAAATACTGGCAGGTTTATGGTTACCAAAACCAAAAGGGAAATGTTATATTTTGGGATGTGATGTAACTAAGGAACAAGAAAGAATAGAGGTTTTAAGAAGATCGTCATTTTTTATTGAAACACCAGCACTGTATCTTAAACTTAGTGGTTATGATAATATAGAATTGTATTCTAAACTAAAATATGGGAGTACCTTTAACGTTAAAGATGAGGTTAATAGGTTAGCACCATTTTTTGAATTAGAAAATAAGATATTAAAAAGAAAGGCGAAAACATATTCATTGGGAACAAAGCAAAAGGTTAGTTTGCTTCAAATGTTTATTGGCAACCCTGAAGTGTTGATATTGGATGAACCTTTTAATGGATTGGACCCAACCACCACAATTAAAGTTAAAGAGCTCTTAAAGACACGATGGAGAGAAAATAACATAACCGTTTTAATCTCATCACATATATTGAGTGATATAGAGGAGTTATGTTCAAGAATTATTTTTATCAAAAATGGTTCAATAATATTAGACAAAAATAAAGAAGAATTGTTAAAAAGAAATACAGTAGTGATTTTCCATTTTACTGAAAAGGAGCATGTTGATACAGCGTGTAGGTTAATAAAGGAAAAATTACCATATGTAATGGTAGAAACTCAGTTTAATAACTCTATAAAAATTCATAATCTAAATTCTCAATATGATGTTTTAGATTTATTACAGAATGAGGGTATAAAAGTTCGAGACATAGAAGAACAAAAAATGAGCTTAGTAGATTTTTACAAACAACTTTATTTACAATAA
- a CDS encoding lactococcin G-beta/enterocin 1071B family bacteriocin (Among the bacteriocins in this family, lactococcin G-beta was reported to be the beta chain of a two-chain bacteriocin, while enterocin 1071B was reported to act on its own.) encodes MLRLANSYSEEKVRGAISEEVLKRYKALVNVNELLEINGGDSFLSVFAKGLEIIGVVEAIYEFRKGFIDGFKDGIKVK; translated from the coding sequence TTGCTAAGATTAGCGAACAGTTACAGTGAAGAGAAAGTTCGAGGTGCTATTAGTGAAGAAGTTTTAAAAAGGTATAAGGCTTTAGTCAATGTTAATGAACTTTTGGAAATTAATGGTGGTGATAGTTTTTTATCTGTATTTGCAAAAGGCTTAGAAATTATTGGTGTTGTGGAAGCAATATATGAATTTAGGAAAGGATTTATTGATGGATTTAAAGATGGTATAAAAGTAAAGTAA
- a CDS encoding CPBP family intramembrane glutamic endopeptidase: MLIRTDTKRNWKLTILMFIYGMCYSLAMLSFYTFLGIDKINVERGEISLEIAKFIYSSKLMGFLAVCIIAPIIEEILFRGLIFRNLLKTKSLIVSVIISSAIFALFHLNFKQGIIAFGLGLLSSIMYFYYGSIFYPIAIHMGHNSTVLLITILIGTNFNNFFSLWMFFISLSLTIINTIIISCV, from the coding sequence GTGTTAATAAGAACTGATACAAAAAGAAATTGGAAATTAACAATATTAATGTTTATATATGGCATGTGCTATTCATTAGCAATGTTGTCGTTTTATACTTTCTTAGGTATAGACAAAATCAATGTAGAGCGAGGGGAGATTAGCCTTGAGATTGCAAAATTTATCTATAGTAGTAAATTAATGGGATTTTTAGCCGTTTGCATAATAGCACCCATTATAGAAGAAATATTGTTTAGAGGTCTTATTTTTCGAAATTTATTAAAAACAAAAAGCTTAATTGTGTCAGTCATTATTAGTTCGGCAATATTTGCCTTATTCCATTTAAATTTTAAACAGGGAATTATTGCTTTTGGATTAGGATTGTTATCATCTATAATGTATTTTTATTATGGTTCTATATTTTATCCGATAGCAATTCATATGGGACATAATTCTACTGTTTTATTAATTACAATTTTGATTGGAACTAATTTTAATAATTTTTTTAGTTTATGGATGTTTTTTATTTCATTGAGTTTAACTATTATAAACACAATAATTATAAGTTGTGTATAG
- a CDS encoding S8 family serine peptidase, protein MHKHKKLFLLSSAIFAILSSIIAYNLYMSNNPSTQNPQQAYKKQIIPWSYKKLGITKIWKFTRGKNVKIAILDSGIDLNHPDLKSANIIKTINFIEPNKPASDETGHGTFIAGIIAAQNNNFGIVGIAPDAEIFILKILNKKLEGKVDLRCTCS, encoded by the coding sequence TTGCACAAACACAAAAAGCTTTTTTTACTCTCAAGCGCTATCTTTGCAATATTATCATCAATAATTGCTTACAATCTCTACATGAGTAATAATCCTTCTACTCAAAACCCTCAACAAGCCTATAAAAAGCAAATTATTCCATGGAGCTATAAAAAACTTGGTATCACAAAAATATGGAAATTTACAAGAGGCAAAAATGTTAAAATTGCTATTCTGGATTCTGGTATTGACCTGAACCATCCTGATTTAAAAAGTGCAAATATCATCAAAACTATTAACTTTATTGAGCCAAACAAACCTGCATCAGATGAAACAGGACATGGAACTTTTATCGCAGGTATAATCGCAGCTCAAAATAATAACTTTGGTATTGTCGGCATTGCACCTGATGCTGAAATCTTCATCTTAAAAATCTTAAATAAAAAACTTGAAGGAAAAGTTGACCTTCGTTGTACGTGCTCTTGA
- a CDS encoding class I SAM-dependent methyltransferase has translation MLNTKECFNDLADKWDALVKHDTDKIEFLLGILRIKKGSYILDVGCGNRCFDRTFVKKGWK, from the coding sequence ATGCTGAACACAAAGGAATGTTTTAACGATTTAGCAGATAAATGGGATGCGCTTGTAAAGCATGATACTGACAAGATAGAATTTTTGTTAGGTATTCTAAGAATTAAAAAAGGTTCATATATTTTAGATGTGGGTTGTGGTAACAGGTGTTTTGACAGAACATTTGTTAAAAAGGGTTGGAAGTGA
- a CDS encoding class I SAM-dependent methyltransferase, which produces MWVVVTGVLTEHLLKRVGSEGKIFGVGFSEKMIEIAKSKFKNFQNVEFIVEDVNSLTFKNYFDYIICYSVFPHFKGKKEVLKQLHKMLKNGGILLIAHSQSRKAINQLHKSLPAPVNNHFLPSACYIKMIAKKYFLNLKIIDNDEEIFAIVLKKKSR; this is translated from the coding sequence ATGTGGGTTGTGGTAACAGGTGTTTTGACAGAACATTTGTTAAAAAGGGTTGGAAGTGAAGGTAAAATTTTTGGTGTCGGTTTTTCAGAAAAGATGATAGAGATAGCTAAGAGTAAGTTCAAGAATTTTCAGAATGTTGAGTTTATAGTTGAAGATGTCAATTCACTGACTTTCAAAAACTATTTTGATTACATAATCTGTTATTCGGTATTTCCACATTTTAAAGGCAAAAAAGAGGTTTTAAAACAGCTGCATAAAATGCTTAAAAATGGTGGGATTCTTTTAATTGCTCATTCACAGTCAAGAAAGGCTATTAATCAACTTCACAAAAGTTTGCCTGCTCCCGTGAATAATCATTTTCTGCCCAGTGCATGCTATATTAAAATGATTGCTAAGAAATATTTTTTAAATTTAAAAATTATCGATAATGATGAGGAAATTTTTGCAATTGTCTTGAAAAAGAAAAGTCGATAA